The Amycolatopsis sp. DG1A-15b genome contains the following window.
CGGCCGGGTGGCGCGGACGGTGGTGATCAAGCTGCGGCACACGGACATGCACACGGTGACCCGTTCGGAGACGATCTCCGCGCCCACGGACGACCTGGCCGAGCTGGCGGCCACCGCGGAGCGGCTGCTGATCGACCCGGCGGAGTTCGGCGGCATCCGGCTGGCGGGCGTCGCCTACAGCGGCCTTTCGGTGCCCCACCAGGACGCGCTGTTCACCCTGGCCGCGCCTTCGGTGCCTTCGACGGTGGTGTCCACCGCGCCGACGCCGGTGGCAGCATCGCCGTCGGAGTGGCGCCAGGGCGACGACGTGGTCCACGAGGAGTTCGGCACGGGCTGGGTCCAGGGCGCGGGCCACGGCCGGGTGACGGTCCGCTTCGAGCACCGGTCATCGGGACCCGGCATCGCGCGAACGTTCCCCCAGTCGGACCCGGCCCTGACCCGCGGTGAACCCGGGGACTGCCTGGAGTAGGGCCTACTCCGCCGAGCAGCCCTGCAGCTTCGCGACTTCCTGGCCCGCCAGGAGGAACGCGCCGACGCCGTAGGCCGCGGTGTCCGTGGGCTTCGCCGTGGCCGGGCGGTCGCCCACCGGCTGGACGTAGCCCACCAGGCCACTCGGCTGCAGCGCCTTCGTCGACAGCGCCGTCCAGGCCTTGTCGACCACCGGGCGGAAGCGGCCCGGGTCGAGGACGCCCGCGGTGATGCCCCAGCCGAGGCCGAACGTGAAGAACGCCGTGCCGCTGGACTCCGGGCCGCCGTGGTCCCACGGGTTCAGCAGGTCGGAGTTCCAGAAGCCGTCACGCCGCTGGGCCAAAGCCAGCGTGGAAGCCATCTTCTTGAACACCCGCAGGTATTCCGGCCGCCGCGGGTCGTCGGCCGGCAGCACCTGCAGGACCTTCGTCAACGCCGCCAGGGCCCAGCCGTTGCCGCGCGACCAGAACACCCCGGTGCCCTTGAACCGCGCGTCGCGGTACCACAACCCGGTGAACTCGTTGAACAGCTTGTGCTCGGTGTACGAGAAGAGCGTTTGCATTGCGTCCGAATAGGACGGATCGTGGTCGATCAGGCTCATCCGCGCGAACGACGGCATCGCCATGTTCAGCGCGTCGACGTAGTTCCAGTAGTCGCGGTGCCCGGCCTGCACGGACGCCACCTCGTCGCGGATCCGCGTGCGAATCGAATCCAGGGGGATCTCCGGGTGGAAGTAGGTGTAGAGGTCCAGGTACGCCTCGCCGGCCGCCTGGTTGTCCGGGAAGAACGGCCGCTTCGGGTCCTCCGGCAGCAGATACTTGTTGGCCTGCGCCCAGGGGTAGGTCTTGTGGTTGGACTGGCCGGTGGTCCGGACCAGGGCCAGGTTGCCGACGTGGAACGTCGCGTTCTGCCAGTCCGGCGCGTCGAGGTTCGTCCCGTTGGCGACCCAGTAATTGCCCGCGGCCACCATTTCGTCGGAAATCGTGCAGGTCGCGGCGGTCGCCACCGGGGCCGTGAAGAGACTGCCCGCCAACGCCGTGGCCGCGAGCACGCCGAAACCGCGAATTCCCGGGAAACGCATGAAAGCGTCCTCCTCCACTCATGGCGGCGGTCGTCCGCAGCGAGTGAAGCGCCTCCCGGTGGACGTGTCAAGGTGCCGATGAGCGGTACGCCGCAACGGTTTCCAGCAACCGGCGGGCCGCCGACTCGGCGCCCTCGGCGTTCTTCGCCAGCACCAGCGTCAGCACCCGGGAATGCGCCACCAGCTCCATCGGCTCGCCGTTCGCCTTCAGCGCGGCGACCACGGGCACCTGTAGCTGCGCGATCAGCGTGTTGCCCGACGCCCGGATCAGTGCCGCGTGGAACCGCGAATCGGCGTCCCGGAACCCGTCGCCGTCGTCGCGCTCGACCGCGTCGGCCATCTGCGCGTAGGCCGTCGCCATCGCCGAAAGCTCGTCGGGACGCCGGTGCTGCGCGGCGATCCGCG
Protein-coding sequences here:
- a CDS encoding glycoside hydrolase family 88 protein; this translates as MRFPGIRGFGVLAATALAGSLFTAPVATAATCTISDEMVAAGNYWVANGTNLDAPDWQNATFHVGNLALVRTTGQSNHKTYPWAQANKYLLPEDPKRPFFPDNQAAGEAYLDLYTYFHPEIPLDSIRTRIRDEVASVQAGHRDYWNYVDALNMAMPSFARMSLIDHDPSYSDAMQTLFSYTEHKLFNEFTGLWYRDARFKGTGVFWSRGNGWALAALTKVLQVLPADDPRRPEYLRVFKKMASTLALAQRRDGFWNSDLLNPWDHGGPESSGTAFFTFGLGWGITAGVLDPGRFRPVVDKAWTALSTKALQPSGLVGYVQPVGDRPATAKPTDTAAYGVGAFLLAGQEVAKLQGCSAE
- a CDS encoding FCD domain-containing protein, which codes for MGPPRNLHARIVGELGRLIVEGVLGDGQPLVPEELGRRFSASRTVVREALRVLESKGMVTARPRVGTWTLPPEAWDAIDPDIIAWRVGAPGGREHLRELLELRLAIEPQAARIAAQHRRPDELSAMATAYAQMADAVERDDGDGFRDADSRFHAALIRASGNTLIAQLQVPVVAALKANGEPMELVAHSRVLTLVLAKNAEGAESAARRLLETVAAYRSSAP